A section of the Primulina eburnea isolate SZY01 chromosome 1, ASM2296580v1, whole genome shotgun sequence genome encodes:
- the LOC140827005 gene encoding uncharacterized protein: MDVEVDHYVVLSLPSGEEGARLSEQEINKAYRSKARELHPDKRRDDPNAHADFLKLQTSYEVLKDEKARKLFDDLLRVKREKLQRQRQHDSKRQKMMSDLEERERSAFVADPILEAQKEEQRISRKLKEEIARIRDMHSKNKMATGTSPFKKDKPSGGKDSKEGGSTGLDKDKVLKVSWERIGEEYTSQRLREIFEKFGVVEDVVIKSSKKKGSALVVMASKDFAVAATGNVLGDLSNPLLVLPLQTASTPSGFSAERNESDGPKLSNLVGRGYQAFEESVLDKLMKKAAQRPK, translated from the exons ATGGATGTTGAAGTAGACCATTATGTTGTTTTGAGCCTACCATCTGGTGAAGAAGGTGCCAGACTTTCAGAGCAAGAAATCAACAAGGCTTATCGGTCGAAGGCCAGGGAGTTGCATCCAGACAAGAGGCGTGATGATCCTAACGCACATGCTGATTTCCTAAAGCTTCAAACCTCTTATGAAGTTCTCAAGGATGAAAAGGCTAGGAAGTTATTTGATGATCTACTTCGAGTGAAGCGAGAGAAGCTTCAACGCCAGAGACAACATGATTCCAAGCGCCAAAAGATGATGTCAGATCTTGAAGAGAGAGAAAGATCTGCTTTTGTTGCTGACCCCATCTTAGAAGCACAAAAAGAGGAACAGAGAATTTCTCGAAAACTGAAGGAAGAGATTGCTAGAATTCGTGATATgcattcaaaaaataaaatggcaACTGGTACGTCACCTTTCAAGAAAGATAAACCATCAGGGGGAAAGGATAGCAAGGAAGGTGGAAGCACTGGGTTGGATAAAGATAAAGTGCTTAAAGTTTCATGGGAGAGGATTGGTGAAGAATATACATCGCAAAGACTTCGCGAAATTTTTGAGAAGTTCGGTGTTGTTGAAGATGTAGTCATTAAGAGTTCGAAAAAGAAAGGATCGGCGCTTGTTGTGATGGCCTCTAAGGATTTCGCT GTCGCTGCTACTGGAAACGTATTGGGTGATCTTTCCAACCCTCTACTGGTTTTACCTCTTCAAACAGCTTCAACACCATCTGGTTTCAGTGCCGAGAGAAACGAGTCTGATGGTCCAAAATTGAGCAATCTTGTTGGTCGTGGATATCAGGCGTTTGAAGAATCAGTGCTGGATAAATTGATGAAAAAG GCTGCTCAAAGGCCAAAATGA
- the LOC140827015 gene encoding probable protein phosphatase 2C 60 — MLSGLMNLFRACFLPSADRNIHTGSDTGGCRDGLLWYKDSGSHFNGEFSMAVVQANNLLEDQSQLESGCLSLNNSGPYGTFVGVYDGHGGPETSRFINDQLFQHIKRYTAEHQSMSVEVIRKAIQATEDGFFSVVSKQWPMKPQIAAVGSCCLVGIICSGTLYVANLGDSRAVLGRLVKSTGEVLAVQLSAEHNASIDSVRQELKYQHPEDSQIVVLKHNVWRVKGLIQITRSIGDVYLKNAEFNREPLYQKFRLREPFGKPILSSEPSISVHQLLPHDQFIIFASDGLWEHLTNQEAVDLVQNNPRSGIARRLVKTALQEAAKKREMRYSDLKRIDRGVRRHFHDDITVVVVFIESHLVSRASSGQIPSISVKGGGLGLPINSQAPFSTPSESVTT, encoded by the exons ATGTTATCAGGTTTAATGAACTTATTTCGAGCCTGCTTCCTGCCAAGTGCGGATCGAAATATTCACACTGGTTCCGATACCGGTGGTTGTCGAGATGGGCTGTTATGGTATAAGGACTCTGGATCACATTTCAATGGAGAATTTTCTATGGCCGTCGTTCAAGCTAATAATTTACTAGAGGATCAGAGCCAACTCGAATCGGGTTGTCTGAGCTTGAATAATTCGGGGCCATATGGAACTTTTGTTGGGGTTTATGATGGACATGGCGGTCCTGAGACGTCTCGGTTCATCAACGATCAGCTCTTCCAGCATATAAAGA GATATACTGCGGAGCACCAATCTATGTCTGTGGAGGTTAtcaggaaagcaattcaagcaACAGAAGATGGTTTTTTCTCGGTTGTCAGCAAACAGTGGCCTATGAAACCACAGATTGCAGCAGTTGGCTCCTGCTGCCTTGTTGGAATAATCTGCAGTGGAACTCTTTATGTTGCCAATCTTGGCGATTCTCGTGCTGTTTTAGGGAGACTCGTCAAGTCTACTGGTGAAGTACTCGCTGTTCAACTCTCAGCAGAGCATAATGCGAGTATCGATTCTGTGAGGCAGGAGCTAAAATATCAGCACCCCGAGGATTCACAAATTGTAGTCCTAAAGCATAATGTGTGGCGTGTAAAGGGTCTTATACAG ATCACGAGATCAATTGGAGACGTGTATCTGAAAAATGCTGAGTTCAACAGGGAGCCTCTGTATCAAAAATTTCGACTACGTGAACCTTTTGGGAAACCAATTTTGAGCTCAGAACCATCAATTTCCGTGCACCAGTTGCTGCCACATGATCAATTCATTATATTTGCATCCGATGGCCTTTGGGAGCATCTTACCAACCAAGAAGCAGTTGATCTAGTCCAAAATAATCCACGCAGT GGGATTGCTAGGAGATTAGTGAAAACAGCTTTACAAGAAGCAGCAAAGAAGAGGGAGATGAGGTACTCAGACTTGAAGAGAATTGACCGTGGAGTTCGTCGCCACTTCCACGATGACATCACTGTTGTTGTGGTGTTCATTGAGTCACATCTTGTGAGCAGGGCGAGCTCGGGTCAGATTCCCAGCATATCTGTGAAAGGTGGTGGCCTCGGTCTCCCGATCAATAGCCAGGCTCCTTTTTCCACACCCTCTGAAAGCGTCACCACTTGA